Proteins from one Cicer arietinum cultivar CDC Frontier isolate Library 1 chromosome 3, Cicar.CDCFrontier_v2.0, whole genome shotgun sequence genomic window:
- the LOC101510884 gene encoding uncharacterized protein isoform X1 codes for MANDPNQTQMALILGQDSTHLESLITNLMSSSNDQRSQAENLFNLCKQTYPDSLILKLSQLLHTSPNQETRTMSTILLRRHLTRHHDESFIYPHLSPSTQSTLRSLLLSSLHQEPVKSIAKKLCDTVSELASALLSDDLASWPDLLPLLFQWVTASDTRLQEISLLVFAQLAHYIGETLLPQLSTLHSVFLRCLGASTSADVRIAALAASINFVQCLSNPSDRDRFQDLLPLMMQTLTEALNSGQEATAQEALELLIELAGTEPRFLRRQIVDVVGAMLQIAEADSLEEGTRHLAIEFIVTLAEARERAPGMMRKLPQFVSKLFGVLMNLLLDIEDDPAWHGAETEDEDAGETSNYGFGQECLDRLSIALGGNTIVPVASELLPTYLAAPEWQKHHAALIALAQIAEGSSKVMIKNLEHVLSMVLNSFHDPHPRVRWAAINAIGQLSTDLGPDLQVKYHQLVLPALAGAMDDFQNPRVQAHAASAVLNFTENCAPDTLTPYLDGIVSKLLVLLQTGKQMVQEGALTALASVADSSQEQFQKYYDAVMPYLKAILMNANDKSNRMLRAKAMECISLVGMAVGKEKFKDDAKQVMDVLMSLQQSQLDADDPTASYMLQAWARLCKCLGQDFLPYMGFVMPPLLQSAQLKPDVTITSADSDAEFDEDDDSIETITLGDKRIGIKTSVLEEKATACNMLCCYADELKEGFFPWIDQVAFTLVPLLKFYFHEEVRKAAVSAMPELLSSAKSAIEKGQSQGRDASYLKQLTDYIIPNLVEALHKEPEVEISAGMLDALNECIQVSGPHLDEKQVKSIVDEIKTVITASSSRKQERAERAKEEDFDAEERELLKEENEQEEELFDQIGDCLGTLIKTFRASFVPFFDELSLYLTPMFGKDKTTEERRIAICIFDDVAEHCREAALKYYDSYLPLLLEACNDECSDVRQAAVYGVGVCAEFGGSVFKPLVGEALSRLNAVITHPNARHTDNVMAYDNAVSALGKICQFHRDSINAAQQVVPAWLSCLPLKGDLIEAKVVHDLLCSMVERSDRELIGQNNQYLPKIVAIFAEILCAGNDLATEQTVSRMVNLLRQLQQTLPPSTLASTWSSLHPQQQLALQSILSS; via the exons TTTACCCACACCTTTCACCTTCAACTCAATCCACCCTCCGTTCCCTCCTCCTCTCGTCTCTCCATCAAGAGCCAGTCAAATCAATCGCTAAAAAACTTTGCGACACTGTTTCCGAACTTGCCTCCGCTCTTCTCTCCGATGACCTTGCTTCCTGGCCTGACCTTCTTCCGCTTCTTTTTCAGTGGGTTACTGCATCTGACACTAGGCTTCAGGAAATTTCTTTACTTGTGTTCGCTCAATTGGCTCATTATATCGGTGAAACCCTACTTCCTCAATTGTCCACCCTTCACTCTGTTTTCCTCCGCTGCCTCGGTGCTTCCACCTCTGCCGATGTCCGTATCGCTGCCCTTGCCGCTAGTATCAACTTCGTTCAGTGCCTCTCCAATCCCTCCGACCGCGACAG GTTTCAGGATTTGCTTCCCCTCATGATGCAGACATTGACTGAGGCATTGAATTCTGGTCAGGAGGCCACTGCGCAGGAGGCACTTGAGCTTCTCATTGAGCTTGCTGGGACTGAGCCACGGTTCCTGCGCAGGCAGATTGTTGATGTTGTTGGTGCCATGCTGCAGATTGCTGAGGCTGACTCTCTAGAAGAAGGGACTCGCCATTTGGCTATTGAGTTTATTGTTACACTTGCTGAGGCGAGGGAGCGTGCTCCTGGGATGATGAGGAAGCTACCGCAGTTTGTGAGTAAGCTGTTTGGTGTGCTGATGAATTTGCTGCTGGATATTGAGGATGATCCTGCTTGGCATGGTGCTGAGACTGAGGATGAGGATGCTGGTGAGACTAGTAACTATGGATTTGGACAGGAATGTTTGGATAGGCTTTCAATTGCTTTGGGTGGGAACACGATAGTTCCGGTTGCGTCTGAGTTGTTGCCAACTTACTTGGCTGCACCTGAATGGCAAAAGCACCATGCTGCACTCATTGCTCTTGCACAAATTGCAGAGGGTAGTTCAAAG GTGATGATAAAGAATTTGGAGCATGTGTTGTCAATGGTTTTGAATTCATTTCATGATCCACACCCCCGAGTGCGGTGGGCAGCTATAAATGCAATTGGGCAATTGTCCACAGACTTGGGGCCAGACTTGCAGGTTAAATATCACCAATTAGTGCTTCCGGCATTAGCTGGAGCCATGGATGATTTTCAAAATCCTCGAGTACAG GCACATGCTGCTTCTGCAGTGCTAAATTTCACTGAGAATTGCGCCCCAGATACCCTAACACCTTATTTGGATGGGATTGTGAGCAAACTTCTTGTACTACTGCAG ACTGGAAAGCAAATGGTTCAAGAGGGTGCTTTGACAGCTTTAGCATCAGTTGCTGATTCTTCACAG GAGCAATTTCAAAAGTATTATGATGCTGTGATGCCATAcctaaaagctattttgatGAATGCAAATGATAAATCTAATCGAATGCTTCGTGCCAAAGCAATGGAGTGTATTAGTTTGGTAGGGATGGCTGTTGGAAAGGAGAAGTTCAAGGATGATGCCAAACAg GTCATGGATGTCTTGATGTCACTACAACAATCTCAACTGGATGCTGATGATCCAACCGCAAGTTACATGTTACAA GCATGGGCACGGCTTTGCAAGTGCCTCGGGCAGGATTTTCTCCCATACATGGGTTTTGTCATGCCTCCCTTGCTCCAGTCTGCACAACTTAAGCctgacgtgacaattacatcAGCAGATTCTGATGCTGaatttgatgaagatgatgacaG CATTGAAACCATCACTCTTGGGGACAAAAGAATAGGCATTAAGACCAGTGTCCTGGAGGAGAAGGCTACTGCATGCAACATGTTATGTTGTTACGCTGATGAGTTGAAGGAAGGATTTTTTCCTTGGATTGACCAG GTTGCTTTCACATTGGTCCCTCTTCTTAAATTTTACTTCCATGAAGAAGTTAGGAAGGCTGCAGTTTCAG CTATGCCAGAACTGCTGTCTTCAGCAAAATCGGCCATAGAGAAGGGGCAGTCACAAGGCCGTGATGCGTCTTACCTAAAGCAGTTGACTGATTATATAATACCAAATTTGGTGGAAGCATTACACAAG GAGCCAGAGGTGGAAATTTCTGCAGGCATGCTGGACGCACTGAATGAATGCATACAG GTCTCAGGACCACATTTAGATGAAAAACAAGTGAAGAGCATTGTTGATGAGATTAAAACAGTAATCACGGCCAGTTCATCCAGAAAACAAGAAAGAGCTGAGAGAGCCAAAGAAGAGGACTTCGATGCTGAAGAAAGGGAACTACTCAAGGAAGAAAATGAGCAAGAAGAAGAACTTTTTGATCAA ATTGGGGACTGCTTGGGGACGCTGATAAAAACATTCAGGGCATCTTTTGTGCCTTTCTTTGATGAGCTTTCGTTGTACCTAACACCTATGTTT GGTAAAGACAAAACCACAGAGGAAAGGAGAATTGCCATTTGTATATTTGATGATGTTGCTGAGCACTGCCGCGAAGCAGCTCTTAA ATATTATGATTCATATCTTCCATTATTGCTTGAAGCTTGCAATGATGAATGTTCAGATGTTCGACAG GCAGCTGTTTATGGGGTCGGTGTTTGTGCTGAGTTTGGTGGATCTGTTTTCAAACCCCTTGTTGGAG AGGCACTTTCTAGGTTAAATGCTGTGATAACACATCCAAATGCACGACATACTGATAATGTAATGGCATATGACAATGCTGTTTCAGCTCTTGGAAAAATATGCCAGTTCCACCGTGATAGCATAAATGCAGCACAG CAGGTTGTTCCTGCCTGGCTAAGTTGCTTGCCTCTAAAAGGTGATTTAATTGAGGCTAAGGTTGTGCATGACCTACTTTGTTCAATGGTTGAAAG ATCAGATAGAGAACTTATAGGTCAAAACAATCAATATCTTCCAAAGATTGTTGCAATTTTTGCCGAG ATTTTATGTGCGGGAAATGATCTGGCAACTGAACAAACTGTGAGTCGGATGGTTAATTTATTGAGGCAACTTCAACAGACTTTGCCACCTTCTACCCTTGCTTCAACCTGGTCATCTTTGCACCCTCAGCAACAGCTTGCACTTCAATCCATCCTATCATCCTAg
- the LOC101510884 gene encoding uncharacterized protein isoform X2, which produces MANDPNQTQMALILGQDSTHLESLITNLMSSSNDQRSQAENLFNLCKQTYPDSLILKLSQLLHTSPNQETRTMSTILLRRHLTRHHDESFIYPHLSPSTQSTLRSLLLSSLHQEPVKSIAKKLCDTVSELASALLSDDLASWPDLLPLLFQWVTASDTRLQEISLLVFAQLAHYIGETLLPQLSTLHSVFLRCLGASTSADVRIAALAASINFVQCLSNPSDRDRFQDLLPLMMQTLTEALNSGQEATAQEALELLIELAGTEPRFLRRQIVDVVGAMLQIAEADSLEEGTRHLAIEFIVTLAEARERAPGMMRKLPQFVSKLFGVLMNLLLDIEDDPAWHGAETEDEDAGETSNYGFGQECLDRLSIALGGNTIVPVASELLPTYLAAPEWQKHHAALIALAQIAEGSSKVMIKNLEHVLSMVLNSFHDPHPRVRWAAINAIGQLSTDLGPDLQVKYHQLVLPALAGAMDDFQNPRVQAHAASAVLNFTENCAPDTLTPYLDGIVSKLLVLLQTGKQMVQEGALTALASVADSSQEQFQKYYDAVMPYLKAILMNANDKSNRMLRAKAMECISLVGMAVGKEKFKDDAKQVMDVLMSLQQSQLDADDPTASYMLQAWARLCKCLGQDFLPYMGFVMPPLLQSAQLKPDVTITSADSDAEFDEDDDSIETITLGDKRIGIKTSVLEEKATACNMLCCYADELKEGFFPWIDQVAFTLVPLLKFYFHEEVRKAAVSAMPELLSSAKSAIEKGQSQGRDASYLKQLTDYIIPNLVEALHKEPEVEISAGMLDALNECIQVSGPHLDEKQVKSIVDEIKTVITASSSRKQERAERAKEEDFDAEERELLKEENEQEEELFDQIGDCLGTLIKTFRASFVPFFDELSLYLTPMFGKDKTTEERRIAICIFDDVAEHCREAALKYYDSYLPLLLEACNDECSDVRQAAVYGVGVCAEFGGSVFKPLVGEALSRLNAVITHPNARHTDNVMAYDNAVSALGKICQFHRDSINAAQVVPAWLSCLPLKGDLIEAKVVHDLLCSMVERSDRELIGQNNQYLPKIVAIFAEILCAGNDLATEQTVSRMVNLLRQLQQTLPPSTLASTWSSLHPQQQLALQSILSS; this is translated from the exons TTTACCCACACCTTTCACCTTCAACTCAATCCACCCTCCGTTCCCTCCTCCTCTCGTCTCTCCATCAAGAGCCAGTCAAATCAATCGCTAAAAAACTTTGCGACACTGTTTCCGAACTTGCCTCCGCTCTTCTCTCCGATGACCTTGCTTCCTGGCCTGACCTTCTTCCGCTTCTTTTTCAGTGGGTTACTGCATCTGACACTAGGCTTCAGGAAATTTCTTTACTTGTGTTCGCTCAATTGGCTCATTATATCGGTGAAACCCTACTTCCTCAATTGTCCACCCTTCACTCTGTTTTCCTCCGCTGCCTCGGTGCTTCCACCTCTGCCGATGTCCGTATCGCTGCCCTTGCCGCTAGTATCAACTTCGTTCAGTGCCTCTCCAATCCCTCCGACCGCGACAG GTTTCAGGATTTGCTTCCCCTCATGATGCAGACATTGACTGAGGCATTGAATTCTGGTCAGGAGGCCACTGCGCAGGAGGCACTTGAGCTTCTCATTGAGCTTGCTGGGACTGAGCCACGGTTCCTGCGCAGGCAGATTGTTGATGTTGTTGGTGCCATGCTGCAGATTGCTGAGGCTGACTCTCTAGAAGAAGGGACTCGCCATTTGGCTATTGAGTTTATTGTTACACTTGCTGAGGCGAGGGAGCGTGCTCCTGGGATGATGAGGAAGCTACCGCAGTTTGTGAGTAAGCTGTTTGGTGTGCTGATGAATTTGCTGCTGGATATTGAGGATGATCCTGCTTGGCATGGTGCTGAGACTGAGGATGAGGATGCTGGTGAGACTAGTAACTATGGATTTGGACAGGAATGTTTGGATAGGCTTTCAATTGCTTTGGGTGGGAACACGATAGTTCCGGTTGCGTCTGAGTTGTTGCCAACTTACTTGGCTGCACCTGAATGGCAAAAGCACCATGCTGCACTCATTGCTCTTGCACAAATTGCAGAGGGTAGTTCAAAG GTGATGATAAAGAATTTGGAGCATGTGTTGTCAATGGTTTTGAATTCATTTCATGATCCACACCCCCGAGTGCGGTGGGCAGCTATAAATGCAATTGGGCAATTGTCCACAGACTTGGGGCCAGACTTGCAGGTTAAATATCACCAATTAGTGCTTCCGGCATTAGCTGGAGCCATGGATGATTTTCAAAATCCTCGAGTACAG GCACATGCTGCTTCTGCAGTGCTAAATTTCACTGAGAATTGCGCCCCAGATACCCTAACACCTTATTTGGATGGGATTGTGAGCAAACTTCTTGTACTACTGCAG ACTGGAAAGCAAATGGTTCAAGAGGGTGCTTTGACAGCTTTAGCATCAGTTGCTGATTCTTCACAG GAGCAATTTCAAAAGTATTATGATGCTGTGATGCCATAcctaaaagctattttgatGAATGCAAATGATAAATCTAATCGAATGCTTCGTGCCAAAGCAATGGAGTGTATTAGTTTGGTAGGGATGGCTGTTGGAAAGGAGAAGTTCAAGGATGATGCCAAACAg GTCATGGATGTCTTGATGTCACTACAACAATCTCAACTGGATGCTGATGATCCAACCGCAAGTTACATGTTACAA GCATGGGCACGGCTTTGCAAGTGCCTCGGGCAGGATTTTCTCCCATACATGGGTTTTGTCATGCCTCCCTTGCTCCAGTCTGCACAACTTAAGCctgacgtgacaattacatcAGCAGATTCTGATGCTGaatttgatgaagatgatgacaG CATTGAAACCATCACTCTTGGGGACAAAAGAATAGGCATTAAGACCAGTGTCCTGGAGGAGAAGGCTACTGCATGCAACATGTTATGTTGTTACGCTGATGAGTTGAAGGAAGGATTTTTTCCTTGGATTGACCAG GTTGCTTTCACATTGGTCCCTCTTCTTAAATTTTACTTCCATGAAGAAGTTAGGAAGGCTGCAGTTTCAG CTATGCCAGAACTGCTGTCTTCAGCAAAATCGGCCATAGAGAAGGGGCAGTCACAAGGCCGTGATGCGTCTTACCTAAAGCAGTTGACTGATTATATAATACCAAATTTGGTGGAAGCATTACACAAG GAGCCAGAGGTGGAAATTTCTGCAGGCATGCTGGACGCACTGAATGAATGCATACAG GTCTCAGGACCACATTTAGATGAAAAACAAGTGAAGAGCATTGTTGATGAGATTAAAACAGTAATCACGGCCAGTTCATCCAGAAAACAAGAAAGAGCTGAGAGAGCCAAAGAAGAGGACTTCGATGCTGAAGAAAGGGAACTACTCAAGGAAGAAAATGAGCAAGAAGAAGAACTTTTTGATCAA ATTGGGGACTGCTTGGGGACGCTGATAAAAACATTCAGGGCATCTTTTGTGCCTTTCTTTGATGAGCTTTCGTTGTACCTAACACCTATGTTT GGTAAAGACAAAACCACAGAGGAAAGGAGAATTGCCATTTGTATATTTGATGATGTTGCTGAGCACTGCCGCGAAGCAGCTCTTAA ATATTATGATTCATATCTTCCATTATTGCTTGAAGCTTGCAATGATGAATGTTCAGATGTTCGACAG GCAGCTGTTTATGGGGTCGGTGTTTGTGCTGAGTTTGGTGGATCTGTTTTCAAACCCCTTGTTGGAG AGGCACTTTCTAGGTTAAATGCTGTGATAACACATCCAAATGCACGACATACTGATAATGTAATGGCATATGACAATGCTGTTTCAGCTCTTGGAAAAATATGCCAGTTCCACCGTGATAGCATAAATGCAGCACAG GTTGTTCCTGCCTGGCTAAGTTGCTTGCCTCTAAAAGGTGATTTAATTGAGGCTAAGGTTGTGCATGACCTACTTTGTTCAATGGTTGAAAG ATCAGATAGAGAACTTATAGGTCAAAACAATCAATATCTTCCAAAGATTGTTGCAATTTTTGCCGAG ATTTTATGTGCGGGAAATGATCTGGCAACTGAACAAACTGTGAGTCGGATGGTTAATTTATTGAGGCAACTTCAACAGACTTTGCCACCTTCTACCCTTGCTTCAACCTGGTCATCTTTGCACCCTCAGCAACAGCTTGCACTTCAATCCATCCTATCATCCTAg